One Alligator mississippiensis isolate rAllMis1 chromosome 1, rAllMis1, whole genome shotgun sequence genomic window carries:
- the LOC102570121 gene encoding arylsulfatase D-like → MGVAQECYTTCTKEKGKYWETFSSYGRSYLATLLAFGLFLQTCGMSAAMESKPNILLLMADDLGIGDIGCYGNHTIRTPNIDRLAKEGIKLTQHIAAAPLCTPSRAAFLTGRYPIRYGMASDNRYRALQWNAGSGGLPVNETTFAKLLQKQGYTTGLIGKWHQGVNCESLNDYCHHPLNHGFDYFYGMPFTLLNNCQKNKLPELDAALQAKLWFYTQVIALAVLTVITGKIVGLFSTSWKIVTCMALAGFLFFTLWFSSYGFVQYWNCILMRNYDITEQPMKLERTASLMLKEAVSFIERNKHGPFLLFVSFLHVHTPLYTTEKFLGKSRHGIYGDNVEEMDWMVGNILDAIDKEGLKNSTFTYFASDHGGQLEAQEGEVQLGGWNGIYKGGKGMGGWEGGIRVPGVCRWPGVLPAETVIDEPTSLMDIYPTVAYLGGGTVPQDRVIDGHNLMPLLQGRVHQSEHQFIFHYCGSYLHAVRWHQKDSGILWKAHYVTPKFHPEGAGACYGRGICPCFGEGVTHHDPPLLFDLSQDPSETNPLSPGTEPLFDTIMSRIEKAVTEHRRTLTPVPQQLSLYNIIWKPWLQPCCGTFPFCWCDKEGDSAHDSK, encoded by the exons ATGGGGGTCGCCCAGGAGTGTTATACCACTTGTACCAAGGAGAAGGGGAAGTATTGGGAAACCTTCTCTTCATATGGAAG GAGCTATCTAGCCACTCTGCTGGCTTTCGGTTTATTTCTACAGACGTGTGGAATGAGTGCAGCTATGGAGTCTAAGCCAAATATACTGCTACTAATGGCAGATGACCTGGGCATTGGTGACATAGGTTGCTATGGCAACCATACTATAAG GACACCAAATATTGACCGTCTTGCAAAGGAAGGAATAAAACTCACTCAGCATATTGCTGCAGCTCCTCTTTGTACCCCAAGCAGAGCAGCCTTCCTGACTGGAAGATACCCCATCAGATATG GCATGGCTTCGGATAATAGGTATCGAGCTCTTCAGTGGAATGCTGGCTCAGGAGGACTCCCTGTGAATGAAACCACTTTTGCCAAGCTGTTGCAAAAGCAAGGTTACACCACAGGACTTATAG ggAAGTGGCATCAGGGTGTGAACTGTGAATCCCTCAATGATTACTGTCACCATCCTTTAAACCATGGATTTGACTACTTTTATGGCATGCCATTTACTCTTCTAAATAACTGTCAGAAAAACAAACTTCCAGAGCTAGATGCAGCTCTTCAGGCCAAGCTCTGGTTTTATACTCAGGTAATTGCCCTTGCTGTGCTCACTGTTATCACTGGAAAAATTGTTGGCTTGTTCTCCACCAGCTGGAAAATAGTCACCTGCATGGCCTTagctggttttctttttttcacactCTGGTTCTCAAGTTATGGCTTTGTCCAATATTGGAACTGTATCCTGATGAGGAACTATGACATTACTGAACAACCAATGAAGTTGGAAAGAACAGCTTCTCTCATGCTGAAGGAAGCAGTTTCATTTATTGAAAG AAACAAGCATGGACCATTCCTCCTCTTCGTTTCCTTTTTACACGTGCACACCCCCCTTTACACCACAGAGAAATTTCTTGGGAAAAGCAGACATGGCATATATGGAGATAATGTAGAAGAAATGGACTGGATGGTAG GCAACATTCTTGATGCTATTGATAAGGAAGGTCTGAAAAACAGCACTTTCACTTATTTTGCCTCTGACCACGGGGGACAATTGGAGGCACAAGAAGGAGAAGTCCAGTTAGGGGGCTGGAATGGCATATATAAAG GTGGGAAAGGCATGGGAGGCTGGGAAGGAGGGATCCGTGTGCCAGGTGTATGTAGATGGCCAGGAGTTTTACCTGCTGAGACAGTTATTGATGAACCTACAAGCCTTATGGACATTTACCCCACAGTTGCTTACCTGGGTGGAGGAACAGTGCCCCAGGACAG GGTAATTGATGGCCACAACTTGATGCCTTTACTGCAAGGGAGAGTTCACCAGTCAGAGCATCAGTTCATATTTCACTACTGTGGGTCATACTTACATGCAGTGCGGTGGCACCAAAAAGACA GCGGCATACTATGGAAAGCTCACTATGTGACCCCAAAATTCCACCCAGAAGGTGCTGGAGCTTGTTATGGAAGAGGAATTTGCCCATGTTTTGGAGAAGGTGTAACCCACCATGACCCTCCTCTGCTATTTGATCTCTCACAAGACCCTTCAGAGACCAATCCTCTCTCACCTGGCACTGAACCCCTATTTGACACAATAATGAGTAGAATAGAAAAAGCAGTAACAGAGCACCGCAGGACACTGACTCCAGTCCCTCAACAGCTCTCTTTATACAACATTATATGGAAACCTTGGCTGCAGCCCTGTTGTGGGACATTCCCTTTCTGTTGGTGTGATAAAGAAGGTGACAGTGCACATGACTCAAAGTGA
- the LOC106737070 gene encoding arylsulfatase H isoform X1 translates to MQQQTFYWNTVAIKLVLCLFLWLPGSQASSSFKPNIVLILADDLGIGDIGCYGNNTIRTPNIDRLAKEGIKLTQHIAAAPLCTPSRAAFLTGRYPIRSGMDSTSDFRVIQWNGGSGGLPPNETTFAKILQKQGYITGLIGKWHQGINCESRNDHCHHPLNHGFDYFYGMPFSLMNDCHITKPPEKARALRSELWLLTQILSLAVLTLVVGKLAGLVSFSWKIMICFAWFDFLFFMSWFSMYGFTRYWDCIMMRNHEITEQPMVLERTASTFLKEAVSFIKRNKHRPFLLFVSLLHVHTPLITTERFLGKSRHGLYGDNVEEMDWMVGRILEAISTEDLKNTTLIYFASDHGGLLEAQEGKAQMGGWNGIYKGGKAMGGWEGGIRVPGIFRWPGVLPTDIVIDEPTSLMDIFPTVAHLAGGTVPQDRIIDGRDLMPLLQGRVQHSEHEFMFHYCGVHLHAVRWHQKDSGAIWKAHYVTPKFSPEGAGACYRIGICPCFGEGVTHHDPPLLFDLSQDPSENNPLSPGTEPLFDTIISRIERAVEGHRRTLTPVPQQLSLYNILWKPWLQPCCGTFPFCWCDKEDDSAHNTV, encoded by the exons ATGCAGCAACAAACATTTTACtg GAACACTGTAGCCATCAAGCTGGTTTTGTGCCTGTTTCTATGGCTCCCTGGATCACAAGCTTCATCTAGCTTTAAGCCCAACATAGTGCTGATACTGGCTGATGATCTTGGTATTGGAGATATAGGCTGCTATGGTAATAATACCATAAG GACCCCTAATATTGACCGTCTAGCAAAGGAAGGAATAAAACTGACTCAGCACATTGCTGCAGCTCCACTTTGCACCCCAAGCAGAGCAGCCTTCTTGACTGGCAGATACCCCATCAGATCAG gTATGGATTCCACTAGCGATTTTCGTGTTATTCAGTGGAATGGTGGTTCAGGAGGCCTCCCTCCAAATGAAACCACATTTGCCAAGATATTGCAGAAGCAAGGCTATATCACTGGACTCATAG GAAAGTGGCATCAAGGTATTAACTGTGAATCCCGCAACGATCATTGCCATCACCCTTTAAACCATGGGTTTGATTATTTTTATGGTATGCCTTTTAGTCTAATGAATGACTGTCACATAACAAAACCTCCAGAGAAGGCCAGAGCCTTGAGATCCGAACTTTGGCTTCTTACTCAGATACTTAGCCTTGCTGTACTCACACTTGTTGTAGGAAAACTTGCTGGCCTGGTCTCATTCAGCTGGAAAATAATGATCTGCTTTGCTTGGTTTGATTTCTTGTTCTTCATGTCCTGGTTCTCAATGTATGGATTCACAAGATACTGGGACTGTATTATGATGAGAAACCATGAAATTACAGAACAGCCAATGGTGTTAGAAAGAACTGCATCTACTTTCTTGAAAGAGGCTGTCTCCTTTATTAAAAG aaacaaGCACAGACCATTCCTCCTCTTTGTTTCCCTTTTACATGTCCACACCCCGCTTATCACCACAGAGAGGTTTCTTGGGAAGAGTAGACATGGTTTATATGGAGATAATGTAGAGGAGATGGACTGGATGGTAG GCAGGATTTTGGAGGCTATTAGCACAGAAGATTTGAAAAATACTACACTCATTTATTTTGCCTCTGACCATGGTGGATTATTGGAAGCTcaagaaggaaaagcccagatggGTGGTTGGAATGGAATATACAAAG GTGGAAAAGCTATGGgaggctgggaaggaggaatccgtGTGCCAGGGATATTTAGGTGGCCAGGAGTGTTACCTACAGACATAGTCATCGATGAACCTACAAGCCTTATGGACATTTTCCCTACAGTGGCTCATCTGGCGGGCGGGACGGTGCCACAGGACAG GATAATTGATGGACGGGACCTCATGCCATTACTGCAGGGAAGAGTTCAGCACTCAGAGCATGAGTTCATGTTTCACTACTGTGGTGTGCATTTACATGCAGTGCGGTGGCACCAGAAAGACA GTGGTGCAATATGGAAGGCTCATTATGTGACCCCAAAATTCAGTCCAGAAGGTGCTGGAGCTTGTTATAGAATTGGAATTTGCCCATGTTTTGGAGAAGGCGTAACCCATCATGACCCTCCTCTGCTGTTTGACCTCTCACAAGACCCTTCAGAGAACAATCCTCTCTCACCTGGCACTGAGCCCCTATTTGACACAATAATAAGCAGAATAGAAAGAGCAGTGGAAGGACATCGCAGGACACTGACTCCAGTCCCACAACAGCTCTCTTTGTACAACATTTTATGGAAACCTTGGCTGCAGCCCTGTTGTGGGACATTCCCATTTTGTTGGTGTGATAAAGAAGATGACAGTGCACACAATACtgtataa
- the LOC106737070 gene encoding arylsulfatase D isoform X2 — MDSTSDFRVIQWNGGSGGLPPNETTFAKILQKQGYITGLIGKWHQGINCESRNDHCHHPLNHGFDYFYGMPFSLMNDCHITKPPEKARALRSELWLLTQILSLAVLTLVVGKLAGLVSFSWKIMICFAWFDFLFFMSWFSMYGFTRYWDCIMMRNHEITEQPMVLERTASTFLKEAVSFIKRNKHRPFLLFVSLLHVHTPLITTERFLGKSRHGLYGDNVEEMDWMVGRILEAISTEDLKNTTLIYFASDHGGLLEAQEGKAQMGGWNGIYKGGKAMGGWEGGIRVPGIFRWPGVLPTDIVIDEPTSLMDIFPTVAHLAGGTVPQDRIIDGRDLMPLLQGRVQHSEHEFMFHYCGVHLHAVRWHQKDSGAIWKAHYVTPKFSPEGAGACYRIGICPCFGEGVTHHDPPLLFDLSQDPSENNPLSPGTEPLFDTIISRIERAVEGHRRTLTPVPQQLSLYNILWKPWLQPCCGTFPFCWCDKEDDSAHNTV; from the exons ATGGATTCCACTAGCGATTTTCGTGTTATTCAGTGGAATGGTGGTTCAGGAGGCCTCCCTCCAAATGAAACCACATTTGCCAAGATATTGCAGAAGCAAGGCTATATCACTGGACTCATAG GAAAGTGGCATCAAGGTATTAACTGTGAATCCCGCAACGATCATTGCCATCACCCTTTAAACCATGGGTTTGATTATTTTTATGGTATGCCTTTTAGTCTAATGAATGACTGTCACATAACAAAACCTCCAGAGAAGGCCAGAGCCTTGAGATCCGAACTTTGGCTTCTTACTCAGATACTTAGCCTTGCTGTACTCACACTTGTTGTAGGAAAACTTGCTGGCCTGGTCTCATTCAGCTGGAAAATAATGATCTGCTTTGCTTGGTTTGATTTCTTGTTCTTCATGTCCTGGTTCTCAATGTATGGATTCACAAGATACTGGGACTGTATTATGATGAGAAACCATGAAATTACAGAACAGCCAATGGTGTTAGAAAGAACTGCATCTACTTTCTTGAAAGAGGCTGTCTCCTTTATTAAAAG aaacaaGCACAGACCATTCCTCCTCTTTGTTTCCCTTTTACATGTCCACACCCCGCTTATCACCACAGAGAGGTTTCTTGGGAAGAGTAGACATGGTTTATATGGAGATAATGTAGAGGAGATGGACTGGATGGTAG GCAGGATTTTGGAGGCTATTAGCACAGAAGATTTGAAAAATACTACACTCATTTATTTTGCCTCTGACCATGGTGGATTATTGGAAGCTcaagaaggaaaagcccagatggGTGGTTGGAATGGAATATACAAAG GTGGAAAAGCTATGGgaggctgggaaggaggaatccgtGTGCCAGGGATATTTAGGTGGCCAGGAGTGTTACCTACAGACATAGTCATCGATGAACCTACAAGCCTTATGGACATTTTCCCTACAGTGGCTCATCTGGCGGGCGGGACGGTGCCACAGGACAG GATAATTGATGGACGGGACCTCATGCCATTACTGCAGGGAAGAGTTCAGCACTCAGAGCATGAGTTCATGTTTCACTACTGTGGTGTGCATTTACATGCAGTGCGGTGGCACCAGAAAGACA GTGGTGCAATATGGAAGGCTCATTATGTGACCCCAAAATTCAGTCCAGAAGGTGCTGGAGCTTGTTATAGAATTGGAATTTGCCCATGTTTTGGAGAAGGCGTAACCCATCATGACCCTCCTCTGCTGTTTGACCTCTCACAAGACCCTTCAGAGAACAATCCTCTCTCACCTGGCACTGAGCCCCTATTTGACACAATAATAAGCAGAATAGAAAGAGCAGTGGAAGGACATCGCAGGACACTGACTCCAGTCCCACAACAGCTCTCTTTGTACAACATTTTATGGAAACCTTGGCTGCAGCCCTGTTGTGGGACATTCCCATTTTGTTGGTGTGATAAAGAAGATGACAGTGCACACAATACtgtataa